The proteins below come from a single Paraconexibacter algicola genomic window:
- a CDS encoding L,D-transpeptidase family protein gives MRSRPVLVVSLALVLLLGVTGGVFAYDSSRKDTIAEGVSVGGVPLGGLTHAQARDRLEQDLLPRLKAPIIVNHDRSTWTLGAREARIATNLDVLVDDAVRRSRDGNILARTVRGLTGGEVRADLQPQVEYSKAAVVRLLDHVRRGIERPAKDAKLTFTAAGLSETEGQVGLEVRASELHRQIRAAIVSATAKRRFVAQTRKVQPKNTEASLAKKNPVVLIADRTTFKLRVYRNLKLEKTYGIAVGSEGHETPTGLYKIANKAINPAWTVPNSDWAGDLAGQVIPGGAPNNPLKSRWLGIYDGVGIHGTSDRGSIGSNASHGCLRMLVEDVEDLYPRVPVGAPIYIA, from the coding sequence GTGCGCTCTCGCCCCGTCCTCGTCGTCTCCCTCGCCCTCGTGCTGCTCCTGGGGGTCACCGGCGGCGTGTTCGCCTACGACAGCTCCCGCAAGGACACGATCGCCGAGGGCGTCAGCGTCGGCGGCGTCCCGCTCGGCGGCCTGACCCACGCGCAGGCCCGTGACCGTCTCGAGCAGGACCTCCTGCCGCGGCTGAAGGCGCCGATCATCGTCAACCACGACCGCAGCACCTGGACGCTCGGGGCGCGCGAGGCGCGGATCGCCACGAACCTCGACGTCCTCGTCGACGACGCGGTCCGTCGCAGCCGCGACGGCAACATCCTCGCCCGCACGGTCCGTGGGCTCACCGGCGGCGAGGTCCGCGCGGACCTGCAGCCGCAGGTCGAGTACTCCAAGGCCGCCGTCGTGCGTCTGCTCGACCACGTGCGCCGGGGGATCGAGCGTCCCGCCAAGGACGCGAAGCTGACCTTCACCGCCGCCGGCCTGTCGGAGACCGAGGGCCAGGTCGGCCTCGAGGTCCGGGCCAGCGAGCTGCACCGCCAGATCCGCGCGGCGATCGTGTCCGCGACCGCGAAGCGCCGGTTCGTCGCGCAGACCCGCAAGGTCCAGCCCAAGAACACCGAGGCCAGCCTCGCGAAGAAGAACCCGGTCGTGCTGATCGCCGACCGCACGACGTTCAAGCTGCGCGTCTACCGCAACCTCAAGCTCGAGAAGACGTACGGCATCGCGGTCGGCTCCGAGGGCCACGAGACCCCGACCGGCCTGTACAAGATCGCCAACAAGGCGATCAACCCGGCGTGGACGGTGCCCAACAGCGACTGGGCCGGGGACCTCGCCGGTCAGGTGATCCCGGGCGGCGCGCCGAACAACCCGTTGAAGTCCCGCTGGCTGGGCATCTACGACGGGGTCGGCATCCACGGCACGAGCGACCGCGGGTCGATCGGCTCGAACGCCAGCCACGGCTGCCTGCGGATGCTCGTCGAGGACGTCGAGGACCTGTACCCTCGGGTCCCGGTCGGCGCCCCGATCTACATCGCCTGA
- a CDS encoding alpha/beta hydrolase: MGRTGRVVDAVTIEQYGPRGRSAWLDVDWSAHQRWVAVDGRAVNVVDLGEGPAVVFVHGLSGSWQNWLENLPDLARDHRVLALDLPGFGESAPPAAGISIPGYVATVAAVLDALGVRQADVVGNSMGGLVAAELALAMPERVRRLALVSPAGISADGLIGDRAMVALRRAERLIVGYNRFWADRADRVSRRAGLRRQLLRASAAHPELLPAALASEQLRVSGRPAFLDALEAIVRTSIRARLPGVGCPALLVWGERDRLVPVADAARFARAIPDSQLIVYADTGHVAMLERPERFNADLRAFLAD; this comes from the coding sequence ATGGGACGGACCGGCCGCGTCGTGGACGCCGTGACGATCGAGCAGTACGGGCCGCGCGGGCGCTCCGCGTGGCTGGACGTCGACTGGTCGGCGCACCAGCGCTGGGTGGCGGTCGACGGCCGGGCGGTCAACGTCGTCGACCTCGGCGAGGGACCGGCCGTCGTGTTCGTGCACGGGCTGTCGGGCTCGTGGCAGAACTGGCTGGAGAACCTGCCGGACCTGGCGCGCGACCACCGTGTGCTCGCGCTCGACCTGCCGGGGTTCGGGGAGAGCGCGCCGCCGGCCGCGGGCATCTCGATCCCCGGGTACGTCGCGACGGTCGCCGCGGTCCTCGACGCCCTCGGGGTGCGGCAGGCCGACGTGGTGGGCAACAGCATGGGCGGCCTGGTCGCCGCGGAGCTCGCGCTCGCGATGCCCGAGCGGGTGCGCCGGCTCGCGCTGGTCTCCCCCGCCGGGATCAGCGCCGACGGGCTGATCGGCGACCGGGCGATGGTGGCGCTGCGCCGTGCCGAGCGGCTGATCGTCGGCTACAACCGGTTCTGGGCGGACCGCGCCGATCGCGTCAGCCGGCGCGCGGGGCTGCGCCGCCAGCTGCTGCGGGCCAGCGCGGCGCATCCGGAGCTGCTGCCCGCGGCGCTGGCCAGCGAGCAGCTGAGGGTCTCGGGCCGGCCAGCGTTCCTGGATGCGCTGGAGGCGATCGTGCGGACCTCGATCCGCGCTCGCCTGCCCGGGGTCGGCTGCCCGGCGCTGCTGGTCTGGGGGGAGCGGGACCGGCTCGTGCCGGTCGCGGACGCAGCGCGGTTCGCGCGCGCGATCCCGGACTCGCAGCTGATCGTCTACGCGGACACGGGCCACGTCGCGATGCTCGAGCGGCCCGAGCGGTTCAACGCGGACCTGCGCGCGTTCCTCGCGGACTGA